CAGGTTAGATGTTCTATCAACAGCAGCAAACAGAGGAGCAGCTTCAGCAGTGTTTGCGCTGTGTTTGACTTTCACAACTTTATGTGTGATGTTAATATATTGTATAGTTTTATCACATACCTTAATGGAATCAATGGAATCAATACAGCAACTGCTCCATTTGTTTAATGTGCATGTTTTGAAGAAGACGCGTTTTCAGCTGGTATGGTTCAACCTACCATAGAGTGTTCAGATGCACTCTTTAACATATATGAATAATACATCCATGCAGTAGACATTTGCCACGAGCATCTTTGGTTAATTTGACTGTCGGTTTCTCTAACTCACCTGCTATCATACTCAATTAACCATGGCtattgggggcagtgtttttTTCTTGCCATGAAGCTAGTCTATTGGCTGCTAACGAGCTGAGCATTGTGGGAAATCGGCCTACAACAACTGGAGTGCCACAGAATAGCCACCGTTGCCCTAGGATCATGGCACACCGCAGACCCCTttcattctgtgtttttttttttttatgagatgtAATTTACCTGAATAGCTTGTCAGGCATAGGAGAATGGCAGGTATTATGTGTCCAAATTGTTTTTAGATGTGGGACTTCTTAATAAAAGtaaaactttattattattattattttattattttattattgatatagtgccagcagattccatagcgctgtacaatgggtcaaTGCTGCATATCAATTACACAATATAAAACACAGTTTAATGTATATTAATTGCTATGTAAAGGACTAAGTCATTCATAAATCCATTGCCTGCAGTTTAAATATGCAGCACTGaatgttttattgttataaaGCCGTGTTTTAATGATATGTGATTATCTATCCATAAGGAAGCTGTGCCCAGGTAGTTGTGCCTACAGGAAGGAGGAAGGATTCATAAGCACATCCTGCCAAAAGTAGGAGATAGCAGGAGGGAGAAGAGTTAGTGCAATACTTTGAAAAGGCAGGAAAGTGTCTTCACTTTTAGCTCCCCTTAATGCACAATGTGTGTAcagtagaatttcttatcttctgctctgttaatagcctgctagagcctaAACAAAATCTTGTTAACTATGTTGAGTTTTTGgctttttttgggttcatttcaGTCAGCTAATTTTTCAATCTTCTGGTCTCCCTGTTGAAAGATGTGGCAGCCAAAATTCAAGATATGTtggaacttaatttttttttcctctgtgtcAAACCCAAGTAAACAAAGTTCTGAGGTGGAGAGTGCCAACAATACCAACGTGTACTGCCAGGCATGAGTCACACAAGGAGATTTTGTGATCCTTCCAGGTTTCAAACAACTACGCTATTGAGTAAATGCTTAATACCGAACTCTGCATCTTTTATATAGGGCAGATAGGTAACACTGGGAGTTCTGCAATGTGTATGAATTTATTTTAACGGGGTTGTACTTGACTTTATTTCTTTGACTTCTATCCACACAAGTCACACTGctcttttattaaaacactggtgAATGTACAAGGACAGCCAGGGATCTAGAAAGTTGGAAAGTACTTGGTTGCGACTCCAGTGTTTGGGGGTCCAAAATATAATCCACAGTTTATCCATATAAACACagccacattttttaaaattaattattgaaTGTTCTGCGGGTGCTAAATCactagaaaaaaaatctgatctgCTGTGTCAAGGAATTAAGGAAGGATTATATTCCTGCCTTTAGGTAATTTTAAGTACCGTATGTTCTTTTAGAAGAATCATGACTTTGTTGCAGCATCGCCATTTTGGTTATCATTATGAGTTTCTCATTCTCTCAGGCAGGACTTGGAAGCACACATCTGAATGCAATGTGTGGAGCATATGATATAAGCAATATTACATAGTTATATGAGCTGAAAGGAGtaataaataattgtatctcaatctctaaattgaactttaatcacatacaggaggctcttgcagggtctagcaagctattaacatagcaggggataagaaaatcttaattaagcagaacttgcaataaagaaagcctaaatagggctctctatacaggaagtgtttatggaaggctgtgcaagtcacatgcagggaggtgtgactaggattcataaactcctaaatggcagaagattgagcagtgagactgcaggggcatgttctatacaccaaaactgcttaattaagctaaagttgttcaggtgattatagtgtccctttaactaacacacccatctctattttcagtgtacctacacttttatACTTACAATGTATGTACTTGTCCTGTGTGCGTTATGTGCAGTTTATATGACCAAAATCTGAAATCAATTTAATAATTACTGCCCGTAACCCAAATGAAAACTTCGTGATTACTTCATTGACTTTTTTTAACCCAGCACAAATAAATTTCACAAAATGCCTGCAAACACAACATTCTgtctaatttagtgaataattaaCATGCATTACTGGAAACATATGGTGTGTAGTGGCAACTCTTATATAGTACTGGATAAACATTGAGCATCCACGTCCTGATCCTGCTGCTGGACTCACTGTAATTCAAATACAACATTTCCGAGCTTGCTTTCCAAAGTAACTCTTGTGAGCCACCATTTGTATTGCAGAAAAATAATTGTGCAGACAGTACAATAGTATCCAGCATCACTATGTATGCAGCTGTGACCAGAGCTGCTGCAATGCAGTGCTAGAGAATGACAAAGTGTATTGTACACTATATCACACTAAGTTACTGCTGTTCCATATATCCACCATACACCTGTCAAGTTTACTGTGAGAAGTAAAAAAAGGGaacatagtattttttttatttccacctGTAGAATCAAACTATTGTGATTTCTGTACTCTAGACAGAAAATGGCTCTGATCTCTGAATAAAATTCACATTTGTAACCTTTTATTTGAATTCTTTAGAGAAATAAAGCCATTTTGTACAGCTATATACTGCCAAGCATAGTGAAAACTAAAACTAAGGGATTTATGCAGCCAGATCTCCCGCTGCTTTAATGTCTTCTAGTTGCTGCTATACACATTTACTGAGCGAGCCACAACAGTTGGACAGTTGGCATGGAGAGTGTTATATGTACAGGGatggtcattaaagggacactatagtcactagagcaactacagcttattgcatttgttctggtgagtagaatcattctcttcagggtttttgctgtaaacactgccttttcagagaaaatgcagtgcttacattacagcaaggatcacctctagtggccattccTCAAGCCAGGACCTCTGCTGACACATGTGCAGAGAGGTTGCATGACATCATTGAACCCCCTGATTGGAGATGAAGGTTTCTTACCCCAGTTTTCAAGTCCTGCTCATTATGATTAATGTGCACGTTATCTTTTTATACACTGAAACTATATAACCCACAAATACTTTCATTGTTTATGAAAAATAGAGGCGTGTTTAATGAAGGGTTAAGCAACCTTTCAGAATACTATGGAACACTTTGgagttttgttttataattttatttttttttggcaagaATATAGTCATGAATGCCAGATGTCAGACACTCCGGCACATGTCACTGCTGTATTCAGACGTGTACTTTTAAAGCCTGCGGCCAGTATGTATTCTGAAATTGTGTGGATGTTTGGGAAGGGAGGTGGGAGGAAATAGGTctcctctccctttttttttttcttctatgtgCCTCACCTGGGAACGCAGATGTCATGCATCGCCCTGGGGTTAGATTTCACATCACAGCCTTAGCAGGAGCTGGTAATACTCTATGTTAAGCAACTTTCTGTGTCCTAAATCACTTCCCTCTCCTTCCAGCAACTAATAACACCCTGTGCCCATATCCAATTCTTTCATTTTTCAAGTAATAACACCAACCTGTTTCTGTCTGCACCGTGCTGTACATGTCAAGCAAATAAGTCTctttcatgcatttttttttttttatgaccatCAAGACATTTGCACAATAATAGTTTTCACCACCATGTTGGATGCATGAAATGTTTGGGTTATAAAATTTAAGTCACTGCAAAAAGAATCTCAAAGAAGTGTTGCAGTGTGAAAGTGATTTTCATTGGttaggatttatttttatttttattttattttttaatgcaaaaaagtacagTGTCTTGTGACATGTTATTTATTTACCTCTTCCCCTGGACTCTGATCCAGTTACTTTcaggtgtgtttaaaaaaaaaaacattggattAAATCTTACTTCAGTTTCCTTTATAGAGATGTGTAGGAGAGACACTATCTCCTATATACTTGCTATTTTATTTCTCATTTGAACAGACATGGGAACTCTCTTACACAAGTAGGAAAAAAAGCCAATATCTGTGGACTTTCATGAGGAGAATGCAGTGGAGGAGTCAAGGCCTCTTCCACATGGGGGGGGAATGCAGTGGGGAGAGTCAGGTCTCATCCACACACTTCTATGaatgaaacaaaatacattttgtaacAGTTGGCAGCTGTTTTTAGCATTAATGCTTACCACTTCTAATTTGTCATTATGTAAGCAACATATTTACATAAAACCAAATCTATTACCTATACACTATAGATTTTatactcgtttgagcagggttctatTGTCCGTGTCAAAATCTGCGGTAGaacctttacccccctccccatcctcCTTTGCGCTACAGAAtaggttggcgctatataaatgtcagtAATAATACCCTCAGTGTTCATTGGAGAACATCTGTTAAAATATtgtgtcatttttatttgaagaaTTTGCACCAAACACAATCCTACTGTTTACACTAGGGGTGGATGAAAACTTAAATTACCACGGAACACAGCACATCTCCATGTCTTTCCAGGGGTTGAGGAGCAAGCTTAAACAAGATGGGTTTGAAAGCTGTGAATAGAATCACACAAGCAAGTGATAGGTGTGTTGGAAGCTCCTCATTTGGAATGAATTATGTGCTTCTCACAAGTAATTGGTGGAATGCTGACAGGGCCTGCAGCCGTTCAGAGTGCAAAATGTGTAAATTTCAGGGATTGAACTTTATGAGCAGAGATAAGTTACTCTCTGGCAGCTTAAATGTCATTTTCTCATAGACTTCAGTGGGAAAATTGCTTTTTAATTACTATAGATAAACGTATCTTTATTTACAAAATTCAGCCCTGGGATATTGTCTAGAGTACAATCTACAGAAACTTCAGTATTTCTAACAAGAGAAGTACTGTATACAATTAGCCGTTCTTACAAATTGGGGGAATTTTTTAAGGAACCAATTTTATCTTCCCAAACATAGTTACTTAATATAAAAAGCACGTCACTCGAGAATTCTGTGATTAAAAGAAGACTGTcataagtttattacatttagtgaaaggtaattgtttgtttttttttatgatgtttatttatttatttattttagaaaatatcacttttcttttctgttttttctgagTAGCCATGTTGTATCacattctacttttctttaaccAACTGCTGATGAACCTAACTTGTCTGGTGATGTGATTGCTCTATGACTGTGAACCAAGTTAGGttaagcagcagttggtcagataatagTCAAATCTGACTTAATATGGCTGCTCAGCTAGATAAGAAAAGGGaaactttgtaaaatatatatatatatataaatcaatgtaattataatttgtttttaaatcattgcgTTTCAAATATAACAATtgtttaaaaaccaaaaagtGAAAATCTGATGACAGATGTCATTTTAAGAGGAGTAGTTCATCTGCATATTGTCCCTTTTTCAAACCACATTGCACGGAATTCATAGTGGCAAACAAACTTTATGAGATTAAACAGGCGTTAATGTATTTGCTTTGGAGTTACGTGCCTTTTGTGACTGTCCTTAAAAACATTTGTTTCATATGATAAATCTGAAAAAACCCCAAGTATTTTCCCCAGAGGGTATCTGAGTCCCTAGAGCATAATACATTCAGAAGTGTATTGCCCACCCCCTCTTTTTCACATGTATGTATCTCATAAACATCTGTATCTCATAAACATCAAATAAACTGTGGTTGCTGCGTGGGTTCAGGGGCTGGTGTTAGGATTAGCGAAAGCAATTCCAGGCTGCGTGGTGCTTTTACTGCCTTGTATGTGATGCAAGCTGATAGAAGCAGGCTTGCACAGTTCATTTGTACTTTGGAGCCAAAAAAGCATAACATTTCATGTATTAGGACATGTAAACTCCATTATATCTGCTTATCGCGTGTGATATGGTAATATCATATAATATCACTGAGTTCATATTTgtgcaatttaattaattaaaatatcccaTGTGCTTTATTTGATAAGATATTTAAGATTTGTTTTACAGATATTTTTGTGATAGTATCTTGGAGAAAACTACCATTTAGCCCTGCTTGAGAATTTTACACCTAATTTCAGGTTTACTCTGTTGCTTTTAGGATATAACTATAGAGAGAATATAGTGTTTGTTAGCAGAGTGGCAAAGCAATTGTAGGTAAAGTTTAATACATCACATATCGTAACTAAGATCTCTTGACTTGCATGAAAACCAGAACAATCTAAATGTACCCTAACTGATTattatagtttttattatttgACTTGGTATTGACCATCTGTTATGTGTTCCTTTCACTACAGTGAGCTCATCGTGCAGGATTCTGAAGTGTAACTCTGAATTCTGGTCTGCTACTTCCAACAACCAACATCAGAACAGACCTGAAGACCCTGTGGAGTTCTGCACTGCACTGCGTACCTACGCTCATTGCACCCGCCGTACTGCTCGCACTTGCAGGGGAGATCTGGCTTATCATTCAGCCGTCCATGGCATTGATGACCTCATGAGCCAACACAACTGCTCAAAAGATGGCCCAACCTCACAGCCACGTCTTCGCACCCCACCTCCATGGGACAGCCAGGAGAGGTCAGATAGTCCAGAGCTTTGCCATTATGAGAAGAATTTTCACCGGCATGCAGCACCTCCAAACTACACCCACTGCGGCTTGTTTGGAGACCCCCATCTTAGGACTTTTACGGACACATTCCAGACTTGCAAAATACAAGGCGCATGGCCTATTGTAGACAATAATTACTTAAATGTGCAAGTCACTAACACCCCAGTACACCCAGGTTCATCTGCAACTGCTACAACCAAGGTAAGCAAAGTCTACAGATGTGGTTGCTATGATCAATTCCAAGTTATTCTACCAATTTTGTAACAACAACATTTGATAGTATAGATCATTTCTCAGTGATCTCTAGATGAAATGTCTTCCTCAAAATTAAGGGAATACAGTTCTATTAGATTTTATATTAGGCATCACACAAAATGTTCAACAACACTTAAATCAACCCATTAATCCTCCACGGCAATATTCTAGATTTTTGATAACATGATAACCTTATTGAGCACCAAAATAGCTTGGATCACTTAGTTTCACCTCATCTTACATTAAATGCTTTCCTCTACTGCAGTGAAAGCATCTTATTATACCTGGGAACTCTGTCAAGGTTGGTACTGACACTTGTCCCTCTAGACCAAGTCAATTTTCTTTATAGATGATAACTACCCCGTTACTACCAACTCAacccatttctttttttcttcagctATTCTAGCGTGGAGGAAGAATTCTTTATGCAACTGTAAAATACTATTGGGCAGGAATGTTCCAAGTCTCTAGCATACTTGGAGGGAATAGGGGGCAGGACGATGACAGCCTTGCAGTTTTACCAGATTTTAGGACCACAGCATAGGTTAGGCAAGTTCTTTGTCCGTTCTATTATTGGAGCTTATAGAGCACACAATACAGTATGAGTGGAGGGAGCAGAGACTTAATATTGTATGCCACTATTTTATCCATTCTCATTGCGTGCTTCAAGCTATGGGTTTTATTGATATATTGAGCAGAGGGGAATGCATGGCCACATGTTTATCACTGAACACGCACAACCACGCCAATACTCAAGATGCATAATCCAATCTGTGGACTGGAGACGAACAAAAGGTGGTGGCTGAGGGTGGTTCAGAGTTACACAGTAGGAAGTGGGAGAGTGTGgagacacaaaaaagaaaaattcctGGGGGTAAGGTTGTATGAGCAGAAAGTTTGATCTTGAGTGCCAAAATACTCTAAGCATACCTATTTCaagtacatttctttttttcttagtttgcAGATACATATTGTTTAGGCCAGAATATTGGTCAGACATTCTCACCAaagttattaataataaaacaaatgtataacCCACCGGACatttaaaatttagatttttatttttttgcaaatgtgAATAACCAGAGGGCAATATTTTCACAAAATGAGGGTATCTGAGTACATTTATGTTGAGATATTTTTCAAGCACATCAAAAAGTAGAATATTAGATGAATGGGATTCCCTTAGATTTACTATTATCCAGTAGTCCCTGCTTTTGTTTTACACGTGGATTCAGTATGAACAGTTTTAATAaggatttaaaattaaaactgtGCATAATGTTTAACAGCCAGCCTAATTTCCTTCAGGCTGAGACTGTGAACAATTTATTTCATTGTTTTTAAATAGCTCTAATTAGTAGATTGAGAGGCAACCCTGCACGTGCAGGCAATTTGTCTGTCTGGATTCACAGCAAATCAGGGGAAAGAGTTTGTAATTGGTTTGTTTATGGCGGTGGTTTCATAAAATGATCATTTTCCATCTTTAGCGTTTGCCTACAAGTGGAAGCGTTATTTCTTCATGTGAGAAAAGGGAGAGGCAGATATAGATTCATGCTGAAGCAGGTAGATGATGTTTTATTTACCCTGGGATAGATTGGAGAATGACTTGCCCTGCCTGCTGAATGGACAGATACGCCTTGATCCCAGCATTAAACAGATACAACCTCAGATGTCTAGGATGGACAAAGCCGATGAGATCCACACATGTCAATTAACAAAATCAGTTGACGTTTCATTTGGTGATTAGAGTTTAAGGTGATCTTCACCTAACTTGGCAATAAAGttaaactttatatattttttttcagggaaACCACTCCTCTTGCAAAGATTAATTTTAACTGGGCTCCCAAAAAAGAACATTTTGGCCTTGATTTGACACTGTTGGATACAATTTTAaagtgatttaatattatgaaaaatattttaattttgtaaactttttatttagtgacatgtttgtatatattcaagatatatttttttgtttttgtttttttaaaaaccttcTGTCTTGAGCCTCAGTCAAGGAGGTGTAAGTTCATCTTCCTAGTCTCCCATCCACTTCTCTTACAGAGGGAATAGTCGTGATAGATCCTTAGTTTTATTAGGAAATTGTGTTTTCCTGCCTGTGAACAATGGTTCAACATGGATAACTTTTTAGCATTTTGATACTCTGGTAAAAAGGGAGAGTTAGAATTTTGTATCTGCCTGGCAGGACTTCCAAGATTAAGTTTCTAGTGATGCATAAAAATCCCCCATTATATCAGCAAAAAAGAGAGAAGCAATGTCTTCAGGTGTACCATGGGAGTCCACAAAATATAGACAATAAACTAAGTTCATTGAACATATATGGTGCTATAGGTGCTGTTATTTTGATTTTTTGTGATCACGGAATTCATGGTGCACAATGTCTGGAGTATGCCTTCACTATGAGTAAATTTTTGGTATAAAAGCGAAACATCACTATAGAATTAAGACTAAAGCATTTGATGAGGAAACTACTTCCTGAAAAATGGTAGCATGTAATAAATAACCGTTACCCTGATGTTAATTGCCCACTGCTTTAATAAACACTACAAGGCCTGGTAAGCtggtcattttattttattttttatatattttgaaaaccAAATTTGAAAATCGCACAGGTTCTTTCTCAAGTGAAGGGCTAGTTGTCCACTGAAGGGAAACCTAAATAAAACCAAGCCATTTTTGGAGATACAATTATCTCTTGTTAATTAGTAGACAGTTACTCTTCCCTATTTGTGTCTAAAAGGCTACAATAAGCATAGAGGGGTAAAACATGCTCTAAAAGCTTTTGAGGTATACATATCTGTCCAGTTGGGTAGAAGCATGCGGTTGTATGCAGTGAAGCTTATTTGTTTTAAAGCCACTTACCATTTTATATTCACAAATCTGAACTTTAAGGTTCCAGTAATTCCAAGgttcttaaagaaaaaaaatagctcAATGGGAATGGATGTCTCCATTATTGCAACCAAACATTAACTAGTAGCTACAATAATAGGTCCATGTACAATGATGTTTGTCTGTCATAATACACATTTAGGATTTTCTTCTATTAAGTCGAGAATCATATTATCagtaatcatattttttttttttatggaaaaagTATACTTCTTGTGCATAAATTAAATTTCGATTAAGATATCAACATATAAGTGAGCCTTGTTTTGGGCCTACTCGCCataattccttttttttctagTAGGTCCTGTGGCATTTTTATAGTAATCATGGGTTTTCAAGGGGtttatataaatcctatattcaaaggaggagagtctccaCTTTTGAATAAGAGGTCTCATGATCCCCATGATCAATTTACATATAGTAATTCCATGTAATTTGTATCTTCATAAAAGTCTTGGTTTTTCAGTAAAAAATGATTGTAATGAATTTTTATttatcatgtttttgtttttccacTCAGCTCACAATAATCTTCAAGAACTTCCAGGAATGTGTAGACCAGAAAGTTTACCAAGCTGAAATGGATGAGCTTCCTGCAGCTTTCATAGATGGTTCAAGAAATGGTGGGGACAAGAGTGGAGCAAACAGTTTGAAAATCATTGAGAAAGTGGCTGGTCAGCATATCGAGATACAAGCCAAGTACATTGGAACCACCATAGTAGTTCGACAGGTGGGCCGCTACCTTACCTTTGCTGTGCGGATGCCAGAAGAAGTTGTGAATGCTGTAGATGACAAAGATAATCAGGGTCTTTACTTGTGTCTCCATGGTTGCCCTCAAAATCAACAGATTGACTTTAGAACCTTTCATTCTCAAACCCCTGAAACTGGTATTAGAAAGCATGGGGCTGGATCTAATGCTCCTTCATTCACTCCTAAAATGGCAGGAGCCAAGTGCAAAGAAAAACTTCCAGTAGAGGACCTTTACTTCAAGTCTTGTGTGTTTGATCTTCTAACCACAGGAGACGTGAATTTCACCTTAGCTGCTTATTATGCCTTTGAGGATGTGAAATTATTACATTCCAACAAGGACAAAATCCACTTGTTTGAAAGGACCACTGACTTGGGACCAGGAAATACAGCTTCTCAACAAGACATGGTGTTTACGAAGATACTAGTGGTTTTAATGTGTTTGGTTCAGTGCAGTGCAGTgttgctgtgattttttttttatgtttactgtGTAAATCCTTGTGGGATAAGATGAGATTATGACTATTGTAGAGGTGCAGTCCCAATTGCCAAGATGCATTCGTTAATTGCAAAGCACTCAATGTAACAACTTCTACATGATCTACCGTAGTTTcataatttattttctatatttaataGATGGATTTCTATATATGAGAGTCTCTAACCATACATATATGGCAACATGTTCTTGGAATACTGACCTTGTTTATAGAGTTTTATACCCGTAGCTGTTTATCTGGCCCCCATTCCACACTAGAAGAAAATATATGGAACTAAATTGTTAGTCTTACGTTGAATGGTTTGATTCAGTTTAAGAGTAGTTGGAGTTAATCCAGTAAAATGTGGATGCAACAAAACAATGTAAAGAAAATAGATGTTTTTGAATATGATCATGCATATATTTGACATGAAACAATTGTTACTAATATGTAGGTGCTTCACAATTGTCACCATTACCTAGAATAGCTTATATGCATCAATACCTCATTAACAGAACCAACAGTTTATAGGCCCATAGGGCCGGAAAACAGTCTCATGGCAAAC
This Pelobates fuscus isolate aPelFus1 chromosome 3, aPelFus1.pri, whole genome shotgun sequence DNA region includes the following protein-coding sequences:
- the RGMA gene encoding repulsive guidance molecule A isoform X1 yields the protein MQPTRARVVDKAQAGWMGMGRGAGPKALGFFKILAVFLCTFQTVSSSCRILKCNSEFWSATSNNQHQNRPEDPVEFCTALRTYAHCTRRTARTCRGDLAYHSAVHGIDDLMSQHNCSKDGPTSQPRLRTPPPWDSQERSDSPELCHYEKNFHRHAAPPNYTHCGLFGDPHLRTFTDTFQTCKIQGAWPIVDNNYLNVQVTNTPVHPGSSATATTKLTIIFKNFQECVDQKVYQAEMDELPAAFIDGSRNGGDKSGANSLKIIEKVAGQHIEIQAKYIGTTIVVRQVGRYLTFAVRMPEEVVNAVDDKDNQGLYLCLHGCPQNQQIDFRTFHSQTPETGIRKHGAGSNAPSFTPKMAGAKCKEKLPVEDLYFKSCVFDLLTTGDVNFTLAAYYAFEDVKLLHSNKDKIHLFERTTDLGPGNTASQQDMVFTKILVVLMCLVQCSAVLL
- the RGMA gene encoding repulsive guidance molecule A isoform X2, giving the protein MGMGRGAGPKALGFFKILAVFLCTFQTVSSSCRILKCNSEFWSATSNNQHQNRPEDPVEFCTALRTYAHCTRRTARTCRGDLAYHSAVHGIDDLMSQHNCSKDGPTSQPRLRTPPPWDSQERSDSPELCHYEKNFHRHAAPPNYTHCGLFGDPHLRTFTDTFQTCKIQGAWPIVDNNYLNVQVTNTPVHPGSSATATTKLTIIFKNFQECVDQKVYQAEMDELPAAFIDGSRNGGDKSGANSLKIIEKVAGQHIEIQAKYIGTTIVVRQVGRYLTFAVRMPEEVVNAVDDKDNQGLYLCLHGCPQNQQIDFRTFHSQTPETGIRKHGAGSNAPSFTPKMAGAKCKEKLPVEDLYFKSCVFDLLTTGDVNFTLAAYYAFEDVKLLHSNKDKIHLFERTTDLGPGNTASQQDMVFTKILVVLMCLVQCSAVLL